The following are from one region of the Apostichopus japonicus isolate 1M-3 chromosome 17, ASM3797524v1, whole genome shotgun sequence genome:
- the LOC139984941 gene encoding uncharacterized protein, with amino-acid sequence MKGLMLHQEIQTPTPAPPGESSRKSCCCRVISALVAFGFLVLGCVSIGFYMFCYFGDKEHYLRFFGHISYRSSLVLAPLIVFLAAIKEQEYPCTSWENLFVLNTLSRKTKWDAYTNNKCTKILSTVFIYFLVPSAVCGFKLTFFFTTPTKCGGKFLKYWLASEICGVWFFVFFCFFLYLQRLVVQEARKKASEFFRKKIGNLECCREKINNFLKEYHPLRRLMLPLMYIFLFLSTFGIVIFLTWNYKDVDPPNGTSSPTVQPYWPIRTSVCPVNCPPIDFNHLKSSLFYNLWIVSRHIMTILLPYWSVSGMDMKFIWDDLRTELYFSYSKNNDSFRNKLTVYMKGLHPDTSTYTVLNIIVPLMALAAGIFTVDQL; translated from the exons ATGAAGGGACTGATGCTACACCAG GAAATCCAGACTCCAACTCCTGCTCCACCAG GTGAATCCTCAAGGAAGAGTTGCTGTTGCCGTGTGATTTCCGCTCTAGTTGCTTTTGGTTTCCTCGTATTAGGTTGCGTGTCCATCGGTTTCTATATGTTTTGTTACTTTGGTGACAAAGAACACTATCTACGATTCTTTGGTCATATATCTTACCGATCTTCCCTGGTTTTAGCTCCACTAATTGTTTTTCTTGCTGCGATTAAGGAGCAAGAGTACCCGTGTACTTCATGGGAAAACTTGTTTGTATTAAATACATTAAGTCGAAAAACTAAATGGGATGCTTACACAAACAATAAGTGTACGAAAATATTAAGCACAGTTTTCATCTACTTTTTAGTACCAAGTGCGGTTTGCGGGTTCAAGCTTACATTCTTCTTCACAACACCAACTAAGTGTGGCGGGAAGTTTTTGAAATATTGGTTGGCATCTGAAATTTGTGGAGTGTGGTTTTTCGTCTTTTTCTGCTTTTTTCTATACCTGCAACGCCTTGTAGTTCAAGAAGCACGCAAAAAAGCATCAGAGTTTTTCCGTAAAAAAATTGGCAATCTCGAATGTTGCAGagagaaaataaacaattttttaaaagaATATCACCCGTTAAGGCGTCTAATGCTGCCattgatgtatatatttctGTTCCTATCAACCTTCGGAATCGTGATATTCCTTACCTGGAATTATAAAGATGTAGATCCACCAAACGGAACATCGTCCCCCACAGTACAACCATACTGGCCAATCAGAACTTCTGTGTGTCCAGTTAACTGCCCGCCTATAGATTTCAATCATTTAAAAAGCTCCTTGTTCTACAATTTATGGATTGTGTCCAGACATATAATGACAATCCTATTACCCTATTGGTCCGTTTCAGGTATGGACATGAAATTCATTTGGGATGATTTGAGGACCGAATTGTACTTCTCATACAGTAAAAATAATGACTCATTCCGAAACAAACTCACTGTTTATATGAAAGGATTGCATCCTGATACATCAACCTATACAGTACTGAATATTATTGTACCATTAATGGCTCTTGCCGCTGGTATATTTACTGTCGACCAAttgtaa